In the genome of Anabrus simplex isolate iqAnaSimp1 chromosome 6, ASM4041472v1, whole genome shotgun sequence, one region contains:
- the Ost48 gene encoding dolichyl-diphosphooligosaccharide--protein glycosyltransferase 48 kDa subunit, translating to MSIAAVNMILSQSLMCVFLVLFCGFIAQTHGNGETLVLLDNLAIKETHSMFFKSLQERGYSLTYKSADDANLLLSKYGEFLYQHLIIFAPSVEEFGGTLSVETITEFIDGGGNVLVAGSSSSGDVLRELASEVGFEIDEEGASVIDHLNYDVNDLGKHTLIVADPSNLIDAPVITGQRNIPPLLYQGTGLVADRENPLVLQILTSESSAYSYIPDEPIKEYPHAVGKNTLLIAALQARNNARVIFSGSLYFFSDEAFTSPVQKALGGKKYDVSGNQQVATALSQWVFKEHGVLRVKSVSHHREGERSPPAAYTIMDPVIYTIEIEKLQKGAWVPYDADDVQLEFVRIDPFVRTTLKRKPGGKYEARFKIPDVYGVYQFKVDYNRVGYTHLYSTTQVSVRPLQHTQYERFIPSAYPYYTSAFSMMAGVFLFSIVFLHYKEEVKTKSE from the coding sequence ATGTCAATTGCAGCTGTAAACATGATTCTTTCTCAAAgtttgatgtgtgtgtttcttgttcttttctgtgGATTTATTGCCCAGACACACGGAAATGGAGAAACTCTAGTCTTATTGGATAATCTTGCAATCAAGGAGACCCATTCAATGTTTTTCAAATCTCTTCAAGAAAGAGGTTATTCACTAACctataaatcagctgatgatgctAATCTTCTTCTTTCCAAGTACGGAGAATTCTTATATCAACATCTTATTATATTTGCTCCATCGGTTGAAGAATTTGGGGGAACTTTGAGTGTGGAAACCATCACCGAATTTATTGACGGTGGAGGTAACGTCCTCGTTGCAGGAAGCTCCAGTTCCGGAGATGTTCTTCGTGAATTAGCATCGGAAGTGGGTTTTGAAATTGATGAAGAAGGAGCTTCGGTTATTGACCACCTCAACTACGATGTTAATGATCTAGGAAAGCACACACTGATTGTTGCTGATCCTTCTAACCTTATTGATGCACCTGTAATTACTGGGCAGCGTAACATTCCACCACTCCTGTACCAAGGAACAGGACTAGTTGCCGATCGAGAGAATCCGTTAGTTTTACAGATTCTCACTTCTGAAAGCTCTGCTTATTCATACATACCTGATGAGCCTATTAAAGAATACCCTCATGCTGTTGGAAAAAATACACTCCTGATTGCAGCATTGCAAGCTAGGAATAATGCTAGAGTAATATTCTCTGGTTcactatatttcttttcagatgagGCTTTCACTTCTCCAGTTCAGAAAGCCTTAGGTGGTAAGAAGTATGATGTATCAGGAAATCAACAAGTAGCAACAGCTCTTAGCCAGTGGGTATTCAAAGAGCATGGAGTACTGCGTGTTAAATCAGTTTCTCACCATCGAGAGGGTGAAAGATCTCCACCAGCAGCATACACCATTATGGATCCGGTCATCTACACTATTGAAATTGAGAAATTGCAGAAAGGAGCCTGGGTACCCTATGATGCCGATGATGTTCAGTTGGAATTTGTTCGCATTGATCCATTTGTGCGCACAACTTTGAAGCGAAAGCCTGGTGGGAAATATGAGGCTCGCTTTAAGATTCCTGATGTGTACGGTGTATATCAATTTAAAGTAGACTACAATCGGGTAGGCTATACTCATTTGTACAGTACAACACAGGTATCTGTCCGTCCACTACAACATACACAGTATGAGCGATTCATCCCCAGTGCCTATCCTTACTACACTAGTGCATTTAGTATGATGGCTGGAGTCTTTCTTTTTAGCATTGTGTTCCTTCATTACAAAGAAGAAGTCAAAACTAAAAGTGAATAG